A window from Zavarzinia compransoris encodes these proteins:
- a CDS encoding site-specific integrase: MSKEKLTKRVIDKLEARDKDYIIFDSELPGFGIRVMPSGKCFFLIQYRRHGRTRRVMIGQFGPVTAEIARREAIRMLGNVRGNDGDPAAVRDRERQSATVKELGDRFLKEHVATRCKPTTQAEYRRAVELFINPFFRNQRARTVSSADVSELHGAHAHIPYQANRTLGVLSKMMNLAETWGIRDKHTNPCEDIARYPEHKRERFLSAKEMKRLGEVLTQFEADGSESSYAVAAFRLLLLTGCRLREIQTLKWAYVDLDEHQIDLPDSKTGAKTVHLGEAAVELLKKLPQADGNPHVIAGKFKDTHLTDLQRPWRRIRKAAGLDNVRIHDLRHTFASGGLLVGESLPMIGKLLGHTQVQTTARYAHLANDPVKAAATRISERLAAALG, encoded by the coding sequence ATGTCCAAGGAAAAACTCACCAAGCGCGTCATCGATAAGCTCGAGGCACGAGACAAAGATTACATCATCTTCGATAGCGAACTGCCCGGCTTTGGCATACGCGTCATGCCGAGCGGCAAGTGCTTTTTCCTCATCCAATACCGTCGGCACGGCCGCACCCGACGGGTGATGATCGGTCAGTTCGGACCTGTGACCGCAGAGATCGCTCGCAGGGAAGCGATCCGGATGCTCGGTAATGTGCGAGGCAACGATGGCGATCCGGCCGCCGTCCGGGACAGAGAGCGCCAGTCCGCAACCGTCAAGGAACTCGGCGACCGGTTCTTGAAAGAGCATGTCGCCACCCGTTGCAAGCCGACGACCCAGGCGGAGTACAGGCGGGCCGTCGAACTCTTCATCAATCCCTTCTTCAGAAACCAGCGGGCCCGCACCGTCAGCTCGGCCGACGTGTCCGAGCTTCACGGTGCGCACGCCCATATCCCCTATCAAGCCAATCGCACCCTCGGCGTCCTGTCCAAGATGATGAACCTTGCGGAGACCTGGGGCATTCGCGACAAGCACACCAATCCCTGCGAAGACATCGCTCGCTACCCCGAACACAAGCGCGAGCGCTTCCTTTCAGCCAAGGAAATGAAGCGCCTGGGGGAGGTTCTGACCCAGTTCGAGGCCGATGGCTCGGAAAGCAGCTATGCCGTTGCCGCCTTCCGTCTCCTGCTGCTGACGGGATGCCGGCTGCGGGAGATCCAGACCTTGAAATGGGCATACGTCGACCTGGATGAGCATCAGATCGACCTGCCCGACAGCAAGACCGGCGCGAAAACCGTCCATCTCGGCGAGGCCGCCGTTGAACTGTTGAAGAAGTTACCCCAGGCCGATGGCAACCCCCACGTCATCGCCGGAAAGTTCAAGGACACCCACCTGACCGATCTGCAACGGCCCTGGCGCCGCATTCGCAAGGCGGCCGGCCTCGACAATGTTCGCATCCACGACCTGCGCCATACCTTCGCCTCTGGCGGCCTGCTGGTCGGCGAAAGCCTGCCGATGATCGGCAAACTCCTCGGTCATACTCAGGTCCAGACAACGGCGCGCTACGCTCACCTCGCGAACGATCCTGTCAAGGCGGCGGCCACCCGGATTTCCGAGCGATTGGCGGCGGCACTCGGATGA
- a CDS encoding DUF932 domain-containing protein, with translation MTNVEVLDAGRYGAGGYKVDASRGQRIGRVSSEWFSRPDDERFLSLSDLFEAVQTRAERSRTRTVESADVRVEASREDPEHLSLILPGKPAPVTPTHWSFGQLASLVGAPAAYLRQLPAALAGINLQYGLSTHRAEQVKTLETDDRRLELRAVTGPDYGRIYDHELVSAVQRIAGNGTGDTRWKVPGVLDWSTGIYNPRVDVTRDTTTLYASDRDVFLFLVDDLNPIEAGRLPDGSPDLYFRGFYTWNSEVGAKTLGMASFFLRAVCQNRNIWGAEDFQEITIRHSKYAASRFAHEAAPALTRFADSSPAPFVNGIRAARAAIVARTDEDRSEFLRKRGFGRTETAKIIETVLAEEGRPPESVFDFIQGITAVARDKPHQDTRLDLEARAKKLLDSVI, from the coding sequence ATGACCAACGTGGAAGTCCTGGATGCCGGCCGGTATGGCGCCGGCGGTTACAAGGTGGATGCGTCGCGCGGCCAGCGGATCGGCCGGGTGTCGTCGGAGTGGTTCTCGCGGCCCGACGACGAGCGGTTCCTGTCCCTGTCGGACCTGTTCGAGGCGGTGCAGACCCGTGCCGAGCGGAGCCGGACGCGCACGGTGGAGAGTGCTGACGTCCGCGTCGAAGCCAGCCGCGAAGACCCCGAACACCTGTCCCTGATCCTGCCGGGCAAGCCGGCGCCGGTCACGCCGACCCACTGGAGTTTCGGCCAGCTGGCGAGCCTAGTCGGGGCGCCGGCCGCCTATCTCCGGCAGCTGCCGGCGGCGCTCGCCGGGATCAACCTGCAATACGGCCTGAGCACGCATCGGGCGGAGCAGGTGAAGACCCTGGAGACCGACGACAGGCGCCTGGAGTTGCGCGCCGTGACCGGTCCCGACTATGGCCGCATCTACGACCACGAACTGGTTTCCGCCGTGCAGCGGATCGCCGGCAACGGCACGGGCGACACGCGGTGGAAGGTGCCGGGTGTCCTCGACTGGTCGACGGGGATCTACAACCCGCGCGTCGATGTGACCCGGGACACCACGACGCTCTATGCCTCGGATCGTGACGTGTTCCTGTTCCTGGTCGATGATCTCAACCCCATCGAGGCCGGCCGGCTGCCTGATGGATCGCCCGATCTGTATTTCCGGGGATTCTATACCTGGAACTCGGAAGTCGGCGCGAAGACCCTGGGCATGGCCAGCTTCTTCCTCCGCGCCGTGTGCCAGAACAGGAACATCTGGGGCGCGGAAGATTTCCAGGAGATCACGATCCGGCATTCGAAGTATGCCGCCTCGCGCTTCGCCCATGAGGCGGCACCGGCGCTCACACGCTTCGCGGACTCGAGCCCGGCGCCCTTCGTCAACGGCATCCGGGCGGCACGGGCGGCCATCGTCGCCCGCACCGACGAGGACCGCAGCGAGTTCCTGCGCAAGCGCGGCTTCGGCCGGACGGAGACGGCGAAGATCATCGAGACGGTGCTGGCCGAGGAAGGCCGCCCACCGGAGAGCGTCTTCGACTTCATCCAGGGAATCACGGCCGTCGCGCGCGACAAGCCCCATCAGGATACCCGCCTCGATCTCGAGGCACGGGCGAAGAAGCTGCTCGACAGCGTGATCTGA
- a CDS encoding IS3 family transposase (programmed frameshift) — MKRKQFSEEQIIGILKEAEAGAVVTELCRRHGLSSATFYAWKAKYGGLEVSEAKRLRALEEENAKLKRLLADAMLDNAGLKELLFKKMVTPAGRREAVAHLRGMPGMSERRACRVIGADRTSVRYRSRRGDDGPLRERLRALALERRRFGYRRLHILLCREGLAVNRKKVQRLYREEGLSVRRRRGRRRAVGTRAPLALPALPNQRWSLDFVHDQLGDGRRFRVLNIVDDVTRECLRAVVDTSLSGRRVVRELTELIAERGKPRMIVSDNGTELTSNAVLAFAGAFGIEWHYIAPGRPMQNGFVESFNGRMRDELLNETLFFSLRHARAVVADWIEDYNTERPHSSLGYETPAAYAAGLHKQWEGHAPPIASISNMRNSDHGSLLPAG, encoded by the exons ATGAAGCGGAAGCAGTTCAGCGAAGAGCAGATCATCGGGATCTTGAAGGAGGCGGAGGCGGGAGCCGTGGTGACGGAGCTTTGCCGCCGCCACGGGCTGTCGAGCGCGACCTTCTATGCCTGGAAGGCGAAGTACGGCGGGCTGGAGGTCTCGGAGGCGAAGCGGTTGCGGGCGCTGGAGGAGGAGAACGCGAAGCTGAAGCGGCTGCTGGCGGACGCCATGCTGGACAACGCCGGGCTGAAGGAACTTCTGT TCAAAAAAATGGTGACGCCCGCCGGCAGGCGAGAAGCGGTCGCGCATCTTCGGGGGATGCCGGGGATGAGCGAACGGCGGGCGTGCCGCGTGATCGGGGCTGATCGGACGAGCGTCCGCTACCGCTCGCGCCGGGGCGACGACGGTCCCTTGCGGGAGCGGTTGCGGGCCTTGGCCCTCGAGCGCCGGCGCTTCGGCTATCGGCGCCTGCATATCCTGTTATGCCGGGAGGGGCTGGCCGTGAACCGGAAGAAGGTGCAGCGGCTCTACCGCGAGGAAGGATTGTCGGTGCGCCGCCGCCGGGGCCGGAGACGGGCCGTCGGCACGAGGGCGCCCCTGGCGCTGCCGGCCCTGCCGAACCAGCGCTGGAGCTTGGACTTCGTGCACGACCAGCTCGGCGACGGCCGTCGCTTCCGGGTGCTGAACATCGTCGACGACGTGACGCGGGAATGCCTGCGGGCGGTGGTCGACACGTCCTTGTCCGGTCGGCGCGTCGTGCGGGAGCTGACCGAACTGATCGCCGAGCGGGGCAAGCCGCGGATGATCGTCAGCGACAACGGCACCGAACTGACCTCGAACGCGGTACTGGCCTTCGCCGGCGCCTTCGGCATCGAGTGGCATTACATCGCACCAGGCCGGCCGATGCAGAACGGCTTCGTCGAGAGCTTCAATGGGCGCATGCGGGACGAGCTTCTGAACGAGACCCTGTTCTTCAGCCTGCGCCATGCCCGCGCGGTCGTCGCCGACTGGATAGAGGATTACAACACCGAGCGGCCGCATTCCTCGCTCGGCTACGAGACGCCAGCCGCCTATGCCGCCGGCCTGCACAAGCAATGGGAGGGGCATGCCCCTCCCATTGCTTCAATCTCCAACATGCGGAATTCTGACCACGGATCTCTGCTTCCAGCTGGATGA
- a CDS encoding aminotransferase class IV, with protein sequence MDSSRPVPDRSDEKPFERGVAWLDGGFVPLSEAKVSIFDHGFTRSDATYDVAHIYRRRVFQLDRHVARFMRSLEGLRFKIPFDHQGLRELLLRAARMTALDDAWIMMICTRGRPPLGSRDIRQCRNNLIVCVMPFIWLASAEQRREGVTGTIGSTMRIPPQAVDPRIKNFHWLDFVRSIFEAQDRGADIAILCGQQGEVTEGAGFNVFMVKGGEVVTPAAGVLEGITRATILDICEAEGIAAQTRQFDAATLRDADEIFLTTTSAGVVPLVRLDGRAIGDGRPGPTTMRLHDLYWQRHETAPWSEPVDA encoded by the coding sequence ATGGATTCCTCGAGGCCGGTGCCGGACCGGTCAGATGAAAAGCCTTTCGAGCGCGGCGTTGCCTGGCTGGACGGCGGCTTCGTGCCTTTGTCGGAGGCCAAGGTTTCGATTTTCGACCATGGCTTCACCCGGTCGGATGCGACCTATGACGTGGCGCATATCTACCGGCGGCGGGTCTTCCAGCTGGATCGGCATGTCGCGCGTTTCATGCGCTCGCTCGAAGGCTTGCGGTTCAAGATCCCCTTCGACCACCAGGGCCTGCGCGAGCTCCTGCTCCGGGCGGCGCGGATGACCGCGCTCGACGATGCCTGGATCATGATGATCTGCACCCGCGGGCGTCCGCCGCTGGGCAGCCGCGATATCCGCCAATGCCGGAACAACCTGATCGTCTGCGTCATGCCCTTTATCTGGCTGGCCTCGGCCGAGCAGCGCCGGGAAGGGGTGACGGGCACGATCGGTTCCACCATGCGCATCCCGCCCCAGGCGGTCGACCCGCGCATCAAGAATTTCCACTGGCTGGACTTCGTGCGGTCCATCTTCGAAGCGCAGGACCGCGGCGCCGATATCGCCATTCTGTGCGGCCAGCAGGGCGAGGTGACGGAAGGCGCCGGCTTCAACGTCTTCATGGTGAAGGGGGGCGAGGTCGTCACCCCGGCGGCCGGCGTTCTCGAAGGCATCACCCGGGCGACGATCCTCGACATATGCGAGGCCGAGGGGATAGCGGCACAGACCCGGCAATTCGACGCGGCCACCCTCCGCGACGCCGACGAGATTTTCCTGACGACGACCTCCGCAGGGGTCGTCCCCCTGGTGCGGCTCGATGGCCGGGCCATCGGCGACGGCCGGCCCGGCCCGACGACTATGAGGCTGCATGATCTTTATTGGCAACGGCACGAAACCGCGCCCTGGAGCGAGCCGGTCGACGCCTGA
- a CDS encoding argonaute/piwi family protein — protein MKFETKIFEEPHLEFGDKHHHPDPRLGLFEAGPLQTPVGDVVKVAVVGSSKTIEDAKAFFKEAVTGFQGKGEKHPNLHPDFPGLGNKNPFRCKFEISDGAIAAITQAKIDKIRKEPHHNKAVEMAVDEIVQELRTLDESSHRPHVAIVALPVSLIERVWNAKVDAKATIEKDDSGGSDAPDFRGMLKAKAMDLSFPIQIVWEDVFDETASIPRKIKESRARKIQGQAGRTWNLLTTLYYKGTGRIPWRKMQQDGEFTACYIGISFYREVGGQQLFTSAAQMFDERGRGFILKGKRAQTESRGRHPYMTQDDAHQLIIEALAAYKNHHKNYPARVIVLKTSQFREEEADGIFEALNEVGAELRDLVWVQETSSVKVLRDGNYPVMRGTFVELDGKGLLYTNGSMPYYGTYPGQYDPKPLLLCPYAGSDSTIAQIAKEVLALTKISWNSTQMNQKLPIPIRAARAVGEVLKYVTSSKVSSDYARYI, from the coding sequence ATGAAATTCGAAACGAAGATATTCGAAGAGCCGCATCTTGAATTCGGCGACAAGCACCATCATCCCGATCCGCGATTGGGCTTGTTTGAAGCGGGGCCGCTGCAAACGCCCGTAGGAGATGTGGTGAAGGTCGCCGTGGTCGGCAGCTCGAAAACGATTGAGGATGCTAAGGCTTTTTTCAAGGAGGCCGTCACAGGTTTTCAGGGCAAGGGCGAGAAGCATCCCAATCTGCACCCTGACTTTCCTGGCCTCGGCAACAAGAATCCTTTCCGTTGCAAATTCGAGATTTCAGATGGCGCGATTGCTGCCATCACCCAGGCGAAGATCGACAAAATCAGGAAAGAGCCGCATCATAACAAGGCCGTAGAAATGGCCGTGGATGAGATTGTTCAGGAGCTTCGGACGTTGGATGAGAGTAGCCACCGGCCTCACGTTGCTATTGTGGCGCTGCCCGTTAGCTTGATTGAGCGCGTGTGGAACGCGAAGGTCGATGCCAAGGCTACTATAGAAAAAGATGACAGCGGCGGATCGGACGCTCCCGATTTCCGTGGTATGCTTAAGGCCAAAGCCATGGACCTAAGCTTTCCCATCCAGATAGTGTGGGAAGACGTGTTCGACGAAACTGCCAGCATCCCGCGTAAGATCAAGGAGAGCCGAGCGAGGAAGATCCAAGGACAGGCGGGCCGCACATGGAATCTGCTCACGACCCTCTACTATAAAGGCACGGGGCGCATTCCATGGCGGAAGATGCAGCAGGATGGCGAGTTCACGGCCTGCTACATCGGCATCAGCTTTTACCGTGAAGTAGGCGGTCAGCAACTCTTCACTAGCGCTGCCCAGATGTTTGATGAAAGGGGGCGCGGGTTTATCCTGAAGGGAAAACGTGCCCAGACTGAGAGTCGTGGTCGTCATCCCTACATGACACAGGATGATGCGCATCAATTGATCATCGAAGCATTGGCAGCCTATAAAAATCACCACAAAAACTACCCTGCGCGCGTGATTGTGCTGAAGACATCGCAATTTCGCGAAGAGGAGGCTGACGGCATTTTTGAAGCGCTGAATGAAGTTGGGGCAGAGCTACGCGATCTCGTTTGGGTGCAGGAGACGTCGTCTGTGAAGGTTCTCAGGGACGGAAATTATCCGGTGATGAGAGGCACCTTTGTTGAGCTTGATGGTAAGGGGTTGCTCTACACAAACGGTAGCATGCCATATTACGGGACTTATCCTGGCCAGTACGATCCTAAGCCGCTTCTGTTGTGTCCTTATGCGGGTAGTGACAGCACCATCGCTCAGATTGCGAAGGAAGTGTTGGCACTGACAAAGATCAGCTGGAACTCTACCCAGATGAACCAGAAGCTGCCGATCCCTATCAGGGCGGCACGAGCCGTGGGTGAAGTATTAAAGTACGTAACAAGCTCAAAAGTTAGCTCAGATTACGCGCGGTACATTTAA
- a CDS encoding DUF4365 domain-containing protein, whose protein sequence is MPPPGSLEGGWALAQKALNEVHVLFYTPPMSKNITSSQLLGEIGETAVRLRFLNMGFQFDGRSRLEAGIDGIAEVMDKGKPLARMIAVQVKATESSRYSSEGDAGFNYLIRPDDLVYWQGANLPIVLVLYRKSDETYFWKEIAVDPMREDRKLHFNKQTDVLDGNAVDRLAALTVPKSGFGYYVPPLGGGEEALVNILPVTLPTEMFVASTQYTLKKAASILLDADEPARFDWVIRGGTFWSFADPRENVCKRIVDLDQVEAIDTAILAFHEDQDEHNNFAYLLRKALDYQIRKDLGWNKDKRLFYFRAAAENTSRTFAYEASKKRTSTEVVNVAFNKLDESRVEFVRHHAFVPRFERIFDQWYLVISPTYFFTTNGFVPHSYPGALLAGKKRLDNSASLRGQVVMWHRFLTQPERDANNLFAEVSSAPRLKFGEPPTVALATRVPEDVWGSSKKTGPEPDEAQERLFG, encoded by the coding sequence ATGCCTCCGCCGGGCTCGTTAGAAGGCGGTTGGGCATTGGCACAAAAAGCCCTTAACGAAGTTCATGTATTGTTCTATACTCCCCCAATGTCCAAAAATATCACTTCAAGCCAACTTTTGGGTGAGATCGGCGAAACGGCGGTCCGTTTGCGCTTCCTCAACATGGGTTTTCAGTTTGATGGACGCTCCCGGCTGGAGGCGGGCATCGATGGCATCGCGGAGGTGATGGACAAGGGAAAGCCGCTCGCCCGGATGATCGCGGTTCAGGTCAAGGCCACCGAGTCGTCTCGGTATTCGTCTGAGGGCGACGCCGGTTTCAATTATTTAATTCGCCCTGATGATCTGGTTTATTGGCAGGGGGCAAATCTTCCGATCGTTCTCGTCCTTTATCGTAAATCCGATGAGACATATTTCTGGAAGGAAATAGCAGTCGATCCTATGCGGGAGGATCGCAAACTTCACTTCAACAAGCAAACTGACGTTCTGGACGGGAACGCGGTAGATCGGCTGGCCGCGCTGACCGTGCCTAAGAGCGGCTTCGGTTATTACGTTCCGCCGCTGGGTGGTGGTGAAGAGGCGCTGGTTAATATCCTGCCCGTAACTCTGCCCACTGAGATGTTCGTTGCGTCAACGCAGTATACGCTCAAGAAGGCGGCATCTATCTTGCTCGATGCAGACGAGCCTGCGCGTTTCGACTGGGTTATCCGGGGCGGCACATTCTGGTCTTTCGCCGATCCCCGGGAGAACGTATGCAAGCGCATCGTGGATCTCGACCAGGTTGAGGCGATTGACACAGCGATCCTTGCTTTCCACGAAGATCAAGATGAGCATAACAACTTCGCTTATCTCTTGAGGAAGGCACTCGATTATCAGATTCGCAAAGATCTCGGTTGGAACAAGGACAAGAGGTTGTTTTATTTCCGTGCGGCCGCTGAAAATACCTCCCGCACCTTTGCATATGAGGCGTCCAAGAAAAGGACATCCACCGAAGTCGTGAACGTCGCCTTTAATAAATTAGACGAGTCGCGCGTGGAATTCGTCCGGCATCACGCATTTGTGCCACGGTTCGAGCGAATATTCGATCAATGGTATTTAGTAATCAGCCCGACTTATTTTTTTACTACCAACGGCTTCGTGCCGCACTCATATCCGGGCGCACTTCTAGCGGGCAAAAAGCGGCTTGATAACAGTGCCTCCCTACGCGGGCAGGTCGTCATGTGGCATCGCTTCCTCACCCAGCCTGAGCGGGATGCGAACAATCTCTTCGCGGAGGTCTCTTCCGCGCCCCGCCTAAAATTTGGTGAGCCGCCCACCGTCGCGCTCGCCACGCGCGTGCCAGAGGACGTTTGGGGCTCGTCCAAGAAAACTGGACCCGAGCCCGATGAAGCACAGGAGAGGCTGTTCGGATGA
- a CDS encoding extracellular solute-binding protein, translating into MRNPVRFNLLTVALAAAVALPLSEATAEGELNLLTWEGYADDVFVKPFTEKTGCVVNPTYVSSNDEMVSKAISAGSATIDLVSPSNDATMVLIDAGAVEALDTAKLPHLKDYYPAFQKPAWLTKGDRLYGLPYGFGYIRVALKEGAVAGADSIKALWDPALKGKLAIWDNLESLYLAARYVGVKDVYNMTDEELEAAKQALIALKPNIVKFWASDAEFAELYASGGIVGGNTTELALSSIWAGGHPELTEMVTKEQRGGWSDSWMVVKGAGENPCTYAWLDWMSSAESQAIASKVTGYAYANAKAFDLLDDATKALLTKLKTNDPKILNEVDWWQPVARRGKYLEVFNQAKAASAP; encoded by the coding sequence ATGCGTAATCCTGTTCGATTCAATCTCCTTACCGTCGCTCTTGCCGCGGCTGTTGCCCTGCCGCTGTCCGAGGCGACGGCCGAGGGTGAGCTCAACCTCCTGACCTGGGAAGGCTATGCGGACGACGTCTTCGTCAAGCCGTTCACGGAGAAGACCGGCTGCGTCGTCAACCCGACCTATGTCAGCTCGAACGACGAGATGGTGTCGAAAGCGATCAGCGCCGGTTCCGCCACCATCGACCTGGTCTCGCCCTCGAACGACGCGACCATGGTCCTGATCGATGCCGGTGCGGTGGAAGCGCTGGATACCGCCAAGCTGCCCCACCTCAAGGATTACTACCCGGCGTTCCAGAAGCCGGCCTGGCTGACCAAGGGCGACCGGCTTTACGGTCTTCCCTATGGCTTCGGCTATATCCGCGTCGCCTTGAAAGAGGGCGCGGTCGCGGGGGCGGACAGCATCAAGGCCCTGTGGGATCCGGCCCTGAAGGGCAAGCTCGCCATCTGGGACAATCTCGAAAGCCTCTATCTCGCGGCGCGCTATGTGGGCGTCAAGGACGTCTACAACATGACGGACGAGGAACTGGAGGCGGCCAAGCAGGCCCTGATCGCCCTGAAGCCGAATATCGTCAAGTTCTGGGCCAGCGATGCCGAATTTGCCGAGCTATATGCCTCGGGCGGGATCGTCGGCGGCAATACGACCGAACTCGCGCTCAGCTCGATCTGGGCCGGCGGGCATCCCGAGCTGACCGAAATGGTCACCAAGGAACAGCGAGGCGGCTGGTCCGACAGCTGGATGGTGGTCAAGGGCGCCGGCGAGAACCCCTGTACCTATGCCTGGCTGGATTGGATGTCCTCGGCGGAATCCCAGGCCATCGCTTCCAAGGTCACGGGCTATGCCTATGCGAATGCAAAGGCCTTCGACCTGCTCGACGACGCGACCAAGGCCCTGCTGACCAAGCTGAAGACCAACGATCCGAAGATCCTGAACGAGGTCGACTGGTGGCAGCCGGTGGCCCGTCGCGGCAAATACCTCGAAGTCTTCAACCAGGCCAAGGCCGCCTCCGCACCCTGA
- a CDS encoding GlxA family transcriptional regulator: MSVSICLLVVPPATDLDVGLVLDMFRMANLFSGTEQFAVRVASLNGQAVQLTNGRSLEPTVPIVDYDTELLFVVLNLQPSKADEEDLVRIMRQTLRRKATIVAIDYAPIVLARAGLLQGRRATCHFDVLEPAREANPDVEFVEEIFVRDGRFVTCAGHLAIADMMLEIIEDKGGERLAAMLAEELLASARRGGGAAQRNADKEAAHHQDQRIEAAIRLMRLNIEMPLPLSEIAATVGLSLRQLQHLWRRYHAGTPQSYYMHLRIEHAKSLLLFSAMPVQEVALACGFSSGAVFARAFRAIAGMPARTFRLRFHNSLSPLTPLRDKAKNVAFDQ; this comes from the coding sequence GTGAGCGTCAGTATCTGTCTTCTCGTGGTTCCGCCGGCGACGGATCTCGATGTCGGGCTGGTGCTCGACATGTTCCGCATGGCCAATCTCTTTTCGGGAACCGAACAATTCGCCGTGCGGGTCGCGTCCCTGAACGGCCAGGCGGTGCAGCTGACCAACGGCCGCAGCCTTGAGCCGACGGTGCCGATCGTCGACTACGACACTGAACTCCTGTTCGTCGTCCTCAACCTCCAGCCTTCCAAAGCGGACGAGGAGGATCTCGTCCGCATCATGCGCCAGACCCTGCGCCGCAAGGCGACGATCGTCGCGATCGATTACGCGCCGATCGTCCTGGCGCGAGCCGGCCTGTTGCAGGGGCGCCGCGCGACATGCCACTTCGACGTGCTGGAGCCGGCGCGCGAAGCCAATCCGGATGTGGAGTTCGTCGAGGAAATCTTCGTCCGCGACGGGCGCTTCGTCACCTGCGCCGGCCATCTGGCCATTGCCGACATGATGCTCGAAATCATCGAGGACAAGGGCGGCGAGCGGCTCGCCGCCATGCTGGCCGAGGAATTGCTGGCATCCGCCCGGCGCGGCGGCGGCGCCGCCCAGCGCAATGCCGATAAAGAGGCTGCCCACCACCAGGACCAGCGCATCGAGGCGGCGATCCGGCTCATGCGATTGAATATCGAGATGCCGCTGCCGCTGAGCGAGATCGCGGCAACGGTGGGCCTGTCACTAAGGCAGTTACAACACCTGTGGCGGCGCTACCATGCGGGCACGCCGCAATCCTATTACATGCACCTTAGAATTGAACATGCGAAGTCTCTTCTGCTGTTCAGCGCGATGCCGGTGCAGGAGGTCGCGCTGGCCTGCGGCTTTTCGTCCGGGGCCGTGTTCGCACGGGCCTTCCGGGCGATCGCCGGGATGCCGGCCCGGACGTTCCGCTTGCGTTTTCACAACAGCCTGTCGCCCTTGACCCCCCTGCGCGATAAAGCGAAGAACGTCGCATTTGATCAATAA